One Helianthus annuus cultivar XRQ/B chromosome 7, HanXRQr2.0-SUNRISE, whole genome shotgun sequence genomic region harbors:
- the LOC110866773 gene encoding uncharacterized protein LOC110866773, protein MERFVKESMNIKDVPEVMKISSFINGLKHAQLCEKLGEEFPPSFDNLMDRVRAFVRGKDTVSKAKETDTTPRRATPTARPLEKGTPYSRKPPFDRMLHDRARPSYSPYRPRGRGPPPYPDSFTPLVKTPSEILATERVKNSFPRPPPIKPGPKAQPNEYCEFHKGFGHKTDDCMYLKREIEAAVKTGRLAHLVKEIKEGGGDRKGRDAREPGRADVDMIRRRNEFDVTRSVKARILGSPNCMKTPILMPYLEESEVQRLPLNISAVIAGHKVSRIHVDGGSGVEVIYEHCFLRFDRDIRDRLEEDSIPLVGFNNSVSHPLGKIRLPFTVGVGDRVRTINLTFTVVRALSKYNAILGRPGIGDLQAQASTPHGALVFQTPKGLAWVKSAYEVVSSISKGEEPGKTQGKKVEEWVLCDKFPEQTVKVGSHLSDKCKSALKELLLHNLDVFAFQHGDMTGIPRSLTEHRLNTFTWAKPVRQKKRSMGPNKRRAACEETRKLLRAGIVREVKYPSWVANPVMVQKKDGGWRMCIDFQDLNKACPKDCYPLPEIDTQVDSLSQYPLKCFLDAYKGYHQIQMSIEDEEKTAFITDEGTFCYTKMPFGLKNAGATYQRFMNTLFREQRGRNLEVYVDDIVIKSLTEAAMIDDISETLNTMQDVNMKLNPGKCCFGLEEGNFLGVVVTKGGIKANPEKTQAVAEMRSPRSLKDIQQLNGRLIALNRFLSKVADKTLPFMKVLKDCLQTSKFNWTTEAEAAFQEMKTYICKLPTLATPVPGDPLLLYLSASKTTISAVMMVEREGKQIPIYFISRTLKGPEERYMPLEKLALALVFASRRLRRYFQGYKVTLVTDQPLQKVLRKSEQSGRLAKWAVELGEHSLEFKPRTAMKGQILADFLAEVPEDEERELLRWEALEEEEKKREDEAVWKLFTDGASSEEGNGAGITLISPEGVELTYAIRLDFENTNNTAEYEALLAGMRLAQKMKAKHVEASTDSQLVVKQYQGEYEAKDSIMARYVAKVKETAKAFRTFKLEYIPRGRNRKSDALSKLASVAFDHLMK, encoded by the coding sequence ATGGAAAGGTTTGTCAAAGAAAGCATGAACATCAAGGATGTTCCGGAGGTCATGAAAATCAGTAGCTTTATAAATGGGCTGAAGCATGCACAGCTGTGTGAAAAGCTGGGAGAGGAGTTCCCACCTTCCTTCGATAATCTCATGGACAGGGTCAGGGCTTTCGTCCGGGGAAAGGATACAGTCAGCAAGGCTAAGGAGACGGACACTACACCCCGAAGGGCCACCCCAACAGCAAGACCCCTTGAAAAAGGTACTCCCTATTCCCGAAAGCCTCCCTTTGATAGAATGTTACATGACAGGGCAAGGCCCTCATACTCCCCCTACAGACCCCGAGGGAGGGGCCCTCCCCCTTACCCTGACAGCTTCACCCCCCTCGTCAAAACTCCAAGTGAGATACTGGCCACAGAAAGAGTGAAGAATTCTTTCCCAAGGCCACCCCCCATAAAGCCAGGCCCCAAGGCACAGCCAAACGAATACTGTGAGTTTCATAAGGGCTTCGGGCACAAAACCGATGATTGCATGTACCTCAAAAGGGAAATAGAGGCTGCGGTGAAGACGGGAAGACTGGCCCACCTGGTCAAGGAAATCAAGGAGGGGGGAGGGGACCGTAAGGGAAGAGATGCAAGAGAGCCTGGGAGGGCAGATGTTGATATGATAAGGAGGAGAAATGAATTTGATGTTACCCGAAGTGTTAAGGCCAGGATCCTAGGCTCTCCGAACTGCATGAAAACTCCCATCCTTATGCCGTACTTAGAAGAAAGCGAAGTGCAACGACTTCCGCTGAATATCTCAGCTGTGATAGCTGGACACAAAGTGTCTAGAATACATGTGGACGGAGGGTCAGGCGTCGAGGTAATATACGAACATTGCTTCCTCAGATTCGACAGAGATATAAGAGATAGACTGGAGGAAGACTCCATCCCATTGGTGGGATTCAACAACAGCGTATCACACCCTCTGGGAAAGATCAGGCTCCCATTTACAGTCGGTGTAGGGGACAGGGTCCGGACGATCAATTTAACCTTCACTGTAGTCAGAGCACTCTCCAAGTACAACGCGATTTTGGGAAGACCTGGGATTGGAGATCTACAAGCACAAGCATCTACTCCTCACGGGGCTTTGGTATTCCAAACACCAAAGGGGCTTGCATGGGTTAAGTCAGCCTATGAAGTGGTCTCTTCAATATCCAAAGGGGAGGAACCCGGGAAGACCCAAGGGAAGAAGGTGGAAGAATGGGTCCTCTGTGATAAGTTCCCGGAGCAAACGGTCAAGGTGGGAAGCCACCTAAGTGACAAATGCAAGAGTGCCCTAAAGGAGTTGCTCCTCCATAACCTGGACGTGTTTGCATTCCAACATGGTGACATGACGGGAATTCCCAGAAGCCTGACAGAGCACCGGCTCAACACCTTCACATGGGCAAAACCAGTGAGACAAAAGAAGCGGAGCATGGGACCAAACAAAAGAAGGGCTGCTTGTGAAGAGACCCGCAAGTTACTCAGGGCGGGGATAGTCAGGGAAGTCAAATACCCATCCTGGGTTGCTAACCCAGTTATGGTTCAGAAAAAAGATGGGGGAtggaggatgtgcatcgatttccAAGACTTAAACAAAGCATGCCCCAAGGACTGCTACCCCCTCCCGGAGATAGACACCCAAGTGGACTCCCTGTCCCAGTATCCGCTGAAGTGCTTCCTAGATGCCTACAAGGGATACCACCAAATACAGATGTCAATAGAAGACGAAGAGAAAACTGCTTTCATCACCGATGAGGGAACATTTTGCTATACCAAGATGCCCTTTGGTCTAAAAAATGCGGGGGCAACATACCAAAGGTTTATGAACACCTTGTTTAGGGAGCAAAGGGGAAGGAATCTAGAGGTGTATGTTGACGACATTGTCATCAAAAGTCTGACAGAAGCAGCCATGATAGATGACATATCTGAGACTCTCAACACAATGCAGGATGTAAACATGAAACTGAACCCCGGGAAGTGCTGTTTCGGGTTAGAGGAAGGAAATTTCCTAGGGGTGGTGGTAACTAAAGGAGGGATAAAGGCAAACCCAGAAAAGACCCAGGCTGTGGCCGAAATGCGCTCTCCCAGGTCCCTTAAGGACATCCAGCAGTTAAACGGAAGGCTGATTGCGCTAAATCGTTTCTTATCAAAAGTGGCTGACAAAACCCTCCCTTTCATGAAAGTGTTAAAAGACTGCCTCCAGACCAGCAAATTCAACTGGACCACCGAAGCCGAAGCTGCCTTTCAGGAAATGAAAACCTACATCTGCAAGCTCCCAACGTTAGCCACCCCGGTGCCCGGAGACCCGCTGCTCCTTTACCTATCTGCCTCTAAGACGACCATAAGCGCGGTCATGATGGTGGAACGGGAGGGGAAACAGATCCCCATATATTTCATCAGCAGAACACTTAAGGGGCCCGAGGAGCGGTACATGCCTTTAGAAAAGCTTGCGTTGGCCCTGGTTTTTGCATCTCGAAGGCTCAGAAGGTACTTCCAAGGGTATAAGGTCACCTTAGTAACTGATCAACCCCTCCAGAAAGTGCTTAGAAAATCGGAACAGTCAGGGCGACTGGCTAAATGGGCCGTAGAATTGGGAGAACATTCTCTGGAGTTCAAGCCCAGGACAGCCATGAAGGGACAAATACTGGCTGACTTCCTAGCAGAAGTGCCTGAGGACGAAGAGAGGGAATTACTAAGGTGGGAAGCTTtggaggaagaagaaaagaaaagggaAGACGAGGCTGTCTGGAAGTTGTTCACGGATGGAGCATCCAGTGAAGAAGGGAATGGTGCAGGCATCACATTGATAAGCCCCGAGGGGGTTGAGCTGACGTATGCCATAAGGTTGGATTTCGAAAACACTAATAATACCGCCGAGTATGAAGCCCTCTTGGCAGGGATGAGATTGGCACAGAAGATGAAAGCAAAACACGTGGAGGCCAGTACCGATTCACAGTTGGTAGTAAAGCAGTATCAGGGGGAATATGAAGCGAAGGATAGCATCATGGCTCGGTATGTGGCGAAAGTTAAGGAGACAGCTAAGGCATTCAGAACCTTCAAACTGGAATACATCCCTCGAGGGAGGAACAGGAAGTCTGATGCACTCAGCAAGTTAGCTTCAGTAGCATTCGACCACCTCATGAAGTAG
- the LOC110868233 gene encoding serine/threonine-protein kinase D6PKL2, whose amino-acid sequence MQTSMNSSMNDASLSARSLNSTTTDQLKLSESSRSESPTALSGSLSSSNRALPLPAPTKGEIRELVRAGGGTLSLEELRFVHKLGSGDIGSVYLVELKCAEGCMLAAKVMDKEELMSRDKESRARVELEILEMLDHPFLPSLYGSLDVDRWSCLLTEFCPGGDLHILRQRQPERRFDEAAVRFYASEVVVALEYLHMMGIIYRDLKPENVLVRSGGHIMLTDFDLCLRCNDTTSPKLVQGQELAITSPLVSKGSLSSCILPGCIKPKLSCFHPKRKRKTRPTKRPPFDIVAEPVEARSMSFVGTHEYLAPEVVSGEGHGNAVDWWTLGIFVYELFYGVTPFRGSDNEFTLTSILARGIQFPKEPVSSAAMKDLITKLLIKDPAKRIGSMKGAPSIKHHPFFDGVNWALLRGASPPYVPKPVSFQDFVAQNDHCDDHIDYY is encoded by the exons ATGCAAACAAGCATGAATTCAAGTATGAATGACGCGAGCCTTAGTGCTCGGAGTCTCAACTCCACCACTACGGATCAGTTAAAGCTTTCAGAAAGCTCAAGAAGCGAATCTCCAACCGCTTTAAGTGGTTCCTTGTCTTCCTCTAACCGTGCACTGCCACTACCGGCCCCCACCAAGGGTGAGATACGCGAGCTGGTGAGGGCCGGTGGTGGGACACTGAGTTTAGAAGAACTGAGATTTGTGCACAAGTTAGGGAGTGGGGATATTGGGAGTGTGTACTTGGTGGAGCTAAAATGCGCTGAGGGGTGTATGTTAGCTGCGAAGGTGATGGATAAGGAAGAGTTGATGAGTAGGGATAAAGAGAGCCGGGCGAGGGTAGAATTGGAAATACTAGAAATGTTGGATCACCCGTTTTTGCCGTCGCTTTATGGTAGTTTGGATGTCGACCGGTGGTCTTGTTTGTTGACGGAGTTTTGTCCCGGTGGTGATTTGCATATTCTCCGGCAACGGCAACCCGAACGGAGGTTTGATGAAGCTGCTGTTCG GTTTTATGCATCAGAAGTTGTGGTTGCCCTAGAATACCTTCACATGATGGGGATAATCTATAGAGatctaaaacccgaaaacgttcTTGTCCGATCGGGCGGTCATATAATGCTTACCGACTTCGATTTATGCCTAAGATGCAACGATACCACAAGCCCGAAACTTGTTCAAGGTCAAGAGCTAGCCATAACTAGTCCATTAGTGTCCAAGGGTTCATTGTCCTCATGCATCCTTCCTGGTTGCATCAAGCCAAAGCTCTCTTGTTTCCACCCCAAACGGAAACGAAAAACACGACCCACTAAACGTCCACCCTTCGACATAGTGGCAGAGCCGGTGGAGGCTCGGTCTATGTCATTTGTTGGTACCCATGAGTATTTGGCACCCGAGGTCGTATCTGGTGAAGGGCATGGCAATGCAGTGGATTGGTGGACTCTAGGGATATTTGTGTATGAGTTGTTTTATGGTGTGACACCATTTAGGGGTAGTGATAATGAGTTCACCCTAACAAGCATTTTGGCTAGAGGGATTCAGTTTCCTAAAGAACCGGTGTCGTCTGCGGCTATGAAGGATTTGATCACAAAACTCTTGATCAAGGACCCGGCTAAGCGAATAGGGTCCATGAAGGGCGCACCATCGATCAAGCACCACCCGTTTTTTGATGGTGTAAATTGGGCGCTTCTACGAGGGGCTTCACCACCATATGTTCCTAAACCGGTCTCTTTTCAAGATTTTGTTGCACAAAATGATCATTGTGATGATCATATTGATTAttattag
- the LOC110868235 gene encoding copper transport protein CCH isoform X1 produces the protein MNLPQIPSQFEFIPRINNVSGCAGAVKRVLINMEGVETFDIDLEQKKVTVKGNIEPDAVFQTVSKTGKKTEFWPTEASPCCCGPKKPIEPVDAPTSEAEHVAAPSCEVIKPVELVAAASAEAEKPVEPVAAPSTEAGKQVECVV, from the exons ATGAATTTGCCTCAGATTCCTTCACAATTCGAATTCATTCCACGAATCAACAATGTCTCAG GTTGTGCTGGTGCTGTGAAGAGGGTTCTTATTAACATGGAAG GGGTGGAAACTTTTGACATTGATCTTGAGCAAAAAAAGGTGACAGTTAAAGGAAACATCGAGCCAGATGCAGTTTTTCAGACCGTTTCCAAGACTGGGAAGAAGACCGAATTTTGGCCAACGGAAGCATCACCATGTTGTTGTGGACCCAAAAAGCCAATCGAACCTGTGGATGCACCAACTAGTGAAGCCGAGCATGTGGCTGCACCATCTTGTGAAGTTATAAAACCAGTGGAACTAGTGGCTGCAGCATCTGCTGAGGCCGAGAAGCCGGTAGAACCTGTTGCTGCACCATCTACTGAAGCTGGAAAGCAAGTTGAATGTGTTGTTTGA
- the LOC110868235 gene encoding copper transport protein ATX1 isoform X2 → MSQTVVLKVGMSCGGCAGAVKRVLINMEGVETFDIDLEQKKVTVKGNIEPDAVFQTVSKTGKKTEFWPTEASPCCCGPKKPIEPVDAPTSEAEHVAAPSCEVIKPVELVAAASAEAEKPVEPVAAPSTEAGKQVECVV, encoded by the exons ATGTCTCAG ACTGTTGTTCTCAAAGTTGGTATGTCATGTGGAGGTTGTGCTGGTGCTGTGAAGAGGGTTCTTATTAACATGGAAG GGGTGGAAACTTTTGACATTGATCTTGAGCAAAAAAAGGTGACAGTTAAAGGAAACATCGAGCCAGATGCAGTTTTTCAGACCGTTTCCAAGACTGGGAAGAAGACCGAATTTTGGCCAACGGAAGCATCACCATGTTGTTGTGGACCCAAAAAGCCAATCGAACCTGTGGATGCACCAACTAGTGAAGCCGAGCATGTGGCTGCACCATCTTGTGAAGTTATAAAACCAGTGGAACTAGTGGCTGCAGCATCTGCTGAGGCCGAGAAGCCGGTAGAACCTGTTGCTGCACCATCTACTGAAGCTGGAAAGCAAGTTGAATGTGTTGTTTGA